In the Borrelia turicatae 91E135 genome, one interval contains:
- the gyrA gene encoding DNA topoisomerase (ATP-hydrolyzing) subunit A has product MAIEEDKEQILNIKIEDEVKTSYLNYAMSVIVSRALPDVRDGLKPVHRRILYSMHEMGLRADKAFKKAGRIVGDVLGKYHPHGDQSIYEALVRLAQDFSLRYPIVSGQGNFGSIDGDPPAAMRYTEARMAKIAEELVKDIDRQTVDFRANYDDSLLEPEVLPAAFPFLLVNGSSGIAVGMATNMAPHNLREICDAIVYMLNHDSVSVYDLIAIVKGPDFPTYAEIIYNESLVKAYTTGKGSVVIRSRYHIEEKREDHIAIIITQIPYAVNKSSLLMKIAFLIKEEKLEGISDIRDESDREGIRIVLEIKKGFDPHVVMNLLYEYTELRKNFSINNLALVNGIPKQLNLKELISEFIDHRKEIVRRRVEFDLKKARDKAHILEGLNISLRHIDRVIEIIRFSRLVKDAKECIIKEFNLSEIQANSILDMKLQKLTSLEIEKLEEEFKIVLDLIKDYEDILVSPERVVNIVREEIINLSLKFGDERRTKIIYDEEVLKTSMSDLMQRENVIVILTKQGFIKRILQDEYKLQGIGGKGLGSFDLQDKDQVNIALCVNTHDFLLMISNEGKLYVINAYGIKDSSRTSKGQNIRELINLGETEEILAIKNCNELSLDNYLLITTANGKIARIETEGFKTVKSRGVIVIKLDDKDFVTSAEIVSKNDKIICISKKGNAFAFNSNDIRLTHRGTQGVSGMKVREGDMLIKALSAKQGSHLLIVSENGYGKRLEISRVTELKRGATGYTCYKKSDEKAGAVVDAITVAQDDEILLVSKTSKVLRTLVDKISEQGKDARGMQVLSLDEDKLMSVSKFIK; this is encoded by the coding sequence ATGGCAATTGAAGAAGATAAAGAGCAAATATTAAATATAAAAATAGAAGATGAAGTTAAAACCTCGTATTTAAATTATGCAATGTCTGTTATTGTTTCAAGAGCCCTTCCTGATGTGAGAGATGGTCTTAAACCTGTTCACAGAAGAATCCTTTATTCAATGCATGAAATGGGACTTAGGGCTGATAAAGCATTTAAGAAGGCTGGAAGAATTGTTGGAGATGTTCTTGGTAAATATCATCCTCATGGTGATCAGTCAATTTATGAAGCACTTGTAAGACTTGCACAGGATTTTTCGTTAAGATATCCTATAGTAAGCGGACAGGGAAATTTTGGTTCTATTGATGGAGACCCTCCTGCTGCTATGAGGTATACTGAAGCTCGAATGGCAAAAATAGCTGAAGAGCTTGTTAAAGATATCGATAGGCAAACTGTTGATTTTAGAGCCAATTATGATGATTCTTTGCTTGAGCCTGAAGTTTTACCAGCTGCTTTTCCATTTCTCTTGGTTAACGGTTCTAGTGGAATTGCTGTTGGAATGGCAACAAATATGGCTCCGCATAATTTGAGAGAAATTTGTGACGCCATAGTTTATATGTTAAATCATGATAGTGTTTCTGTGTATGATTTAATTGCAATAGTTAAAGGACCAGATTTTCCTACTTATGCTGAAATTATTTATAATGAGAGTTTAGTTAAGGCTTATACGACAGGGAAGGGCAGTGTTGTTATTCGATCTCGGTATCATATTGAAGAAAAGAGAGAAGATCATATTGCTATTATAATTACACAAATACCTTATGCTGTTAACAAATCTTCCTTGCTTATGAAAATTGCATTCTTAATAAAAGAAGAAAAGCTTGAAGGTATATCTGATATAAGGGATGAATCTGACCGTGAAGGTATTAGAATTGTTCTTGAAATTAAAAAAGGTTTTGATCCTCATGTTGTTATGAATTTGCTTTATGAATATACTGAACTGAGGAAAAATTTTAGCATAAATAACTTGGCTCTTGTTAATGGTATTCCAAAACAATTAAATTTAAAAGAACTTATATCTGAATTTATTGATCATAGAAAGGAAATTGTTAGAAGGCGGGTAGAGTTTGACTTAAAAAAGGCAAGAGACAAGGCTCATATTCTTGAAGGATTAAATATTTCCTTAAGACATATTGATAGGGTAATAGAAATAATAAGATTTTCTAGACTTGTAAAAGATGCTAAAGAATGTATTATTAAGGAATTTAATTTATCAGAAATTCAAGCTAATTCTATATTGGATATGAAGTTACAGAAATTAACATCTCTTGAGATAGAGAAACTTGAAGAAGAGTTTAAAATTGTTTTGGATTTAATAAAAGATTATGAAGATATTCTTGTCAGTCCAGAGCGAGTTGTTAATATTGTAAGGGAAGAGATTATTAATTTAAGTTTAAAATTTGGCGATGAGCGCCGAACAAAAATAATTTATGATGAGGAGGTTTTAAAAACTAGTATGTCAGATTTAATGCAGAGGGAAAATGTTATTGTTATTCTTACAAAGCAGGGTTTCATTAAAAGAATCTTACAAGATGAGTATAAACTTCAAGGTATAGGTGGGAAGGGCCTTGGTTCTTTTGACTTACAAGATAAAGATCAAGTTAATATTGCTTTATGTGTAAATACCCATGACTTTTTACTTATGATTTCAAATGAAGGGAAGCTTTATGTAATTAATGCTTATGGAATTAAGGATTCTTCTAGAACTTCAAAGGGACAAAATATTCGTGAGCTTATTAATTTGGGAGAAACAGAAGAGATATTGGCTATTAAAAATTGCAATGAGTTATCTCTGGATAATTACTTATTAATAACAACAGCAAATGGGAAAATAGCTCGTATTGAAACAGAGGGCTTTAAAACAGTTAAATCAAGAGGTGTTATTGTCATTAAACTGGATGATAAGGATTTTGTTACAAGTGCTGAGATTGTTTCTAAGAATGATAAAATTATTTGTATTTCTAAGAAGGGCAATGCTTTTGCATTTAATTCAAATGATATTAGGCTTACACACAGAGGGACTCAGGGTGTGTCTGGTATGAAAGTAAGAGAGGGTGATATGCTTATTAAGGCGTTATCAGCAAAACAAGGCTCCCATCTTTTAATTGTTTCTGAGAATGGATATGGAAAGAGATTAGAAATATCTAGAGTGACTGAGCTTAAAAGAGGAGCTACTGGTTATACTTGCTATAAGAAATCCGATGAAAAGGCAGGTGCAGTTGTTGATGCTATTACAGTTGCACAGGATGATGAAATATTACTTGTAAGTAAGACTTCAAAA
- the gyrB gene encoding DNA topoisomerase (ATP-hydrolyzing) subunit B, which yields MSYVASNIQVLKGLEAVRKRPGMYIGSVSINGLHHLVYEVVDNSIDEALAGFCDKIEVVINSDNSVTVNDNGRGIPTDIHEEEGISALELVLTKLHSGGKFNKGTYKVSGGLHGVGISVVNALSSFLEVVVSRDGNFFKQTYSRGIPTSEVEIVGVSSNRGTKVTFLADSEIFETLEYDFETLSKRLRELAFLNDKIRISIEDKRLGKERFLEFYFEGGIKAFVDFITNNSKNIQSEPYFIEGTYDDVIVSVGLKWTEGYSDNILSFVNNINTREGGTHVAGFKSGFLKAMSEAFKDSKISKKDVPNLTLDDFKEGLTAVISIKVPEPQFEGQTKGKLGNSYIKKIVETIVHNELLKVIGNNLLEVDIILNKAIRAARAREAARKARESERKKSAFESLALPGKLADCASKNPVEREIYIVEGDSAGGSAKMGRDRFYQAILPLWGKMLNVEKTREDKVITNDKLIPIIASLGAGVGKNFYIEKLRYHKIIIMADADVDGSHIRTLLLTFFFRYMRELIDNGHVYIAMPPLYKIKYENSVHYFYDDSEKEVFLSSIETGKRDKISLQRYKGLGEMNPTQLWETTMNPATRKMKLIEIDDAIQAENIFVTLMGDDVEPRREFIEQNALDVVNLDV from the coding sequence ATGAGTTATGTTGCTAGTAATATTCAAGTGTTAAAGGGCCTTGAAGCTGTTAGAAAAAGGCCTGGTATGTATATTGGATCCGTTTCAATTAATGGATTGCATCACTTGGTTTATGAAGTGGTTGACAATAGTATTGACGAGGCTTTAGCGGGTTTTTGCGATAAAATAGAAGTTGTTATAAATTCAGATAATTCTGTAACAGTCAATGATAATGGTAGAGGAATTCCTACAGATATTCATGAAGAGGAAGGAATTAGTGCTCTTGAACTTGTTTTGACTAAGCTACATTCTGGAGGAAAATTTAATAAAGGTACTTATAAGGTTTCTGGTGGCCTTCATGGGGTTGGGATTTCGGTTGTTAATGCTTTATCATCTTTTTTAGAAGTTGTTGTGAGCAGGGATGGAAATTTTTTTAAGCAGACTTATTCCAGGGGTATTCCAACATCTGAGGTTGAGATTGTTGGGGTAAGTTCTAATAGGGGTACTAAAGTTACTTTTTTAGCTGATTCTGAGATTTTTGAAACCTTAGAGTATGATTTTGAAACTTTATCAAAGAGATTAAGGGAACTTGCATTTTTAAATGATAAGATACGAATTTCAATTGAAGATAAGAGATTGGGAAAAGAGAGATTTTTAGAATTTTATTTTGAAGGTGGAATAAAAGCTTTTGTAGATTTTATAACAAATAATAGCAAAAATATTCAAAGTGAGCCCTATTTTATTGAAGGAACTTATGATGATGTTATTGTTAGTGTTGGACTTAAGTGGACTGAAGGGTATTCTGATAATATTTTATCGTTTGTAAACAATATTAATACTAGAGAAGGAGGAACTCATGTTGCTGGTTTTAAGAGTGGCTTCTTAAAGGCAATGAGTGAAGCTTTTAAGGATTCAAAGATAAGCAAAAAAGATGTTCCAAATCTTACATTAGATGATTTTAAGGAGGGTTTAACAGCGGTAATTTCTATTAAGGTTCCAGAACCTCAATTTGAAGGTCAAACTAAAGGGAAATTGGGAAATTCTTATATAAAAAAAATTGTTGAAACTATTGTACATAATGAGCTTTTGAAAGTTATTGGTAATAATCTTTTAGAGGTAGATATTATTCTTAATAAGGCAATAAGAGCTGCTCGTGCTCGTGAGGCTGCAAGAAAGGCAAGAGAGTCTGAGAGAAAAAAAAGTGCATTTGAAAGCTTGGCATTGCCTGGCAAATTGGCAGATTGTGCATCTAAAAACCCGGTTGAAAGGGAAATTTATATTGTGGAAGGAGATTCTGCAGGAGGAAGTGCAAAAATGGGAAGAGATAGGTTTTATCAAGCTATCTTGCCATTGTGGGGTAAAATGCTTAATGTTGAAAAAACACGGGAAGATAAGGTTATTACAAATGATAAGCTTATTCCAATAATTGCATCTCTTGGTGCTGGAGTTGGAAAGAATTTTTATATTGAAAAACTTCGTTATCATAAAATTATTATTATGGCTGATGCCGATGTTGATGGGTCTCATATTCGAACATTGCTTCTTACTTTTTTCTTTCGTTACATGAGGGAGTTAATTGATAATGGACATGTATATATAGCTATGCCACCTCTTTATAAAATTAAGTATGAAAATAGTGTTCATTATTTTTATGATGATTCGGAAAAGGAAGTTTTTTTAAGCTCTATCGAGACTGGCAAAAGGGATAAAATTAGTCTTCAAAGGTATAAGGGGCTTGGAGAAATGAATCCTACACAACTTTGGGAAACCACTATGAATCCTGCTACTAGAAAAATGAAATTAATAGAGATAGATGATGCTATACAGGCTGAGAATATTTTTGTTACTCTTATGGGAGATGATGTTGAGCCTAGAAGAGAATTTATTGAGCAGAATGCGCTTGATGTAGTAAATCTTGATGTGTGA
- the dnaA gene encoding chromosomal replication initiator protein DnaA — translation MQEGKNIWSLILAAIRKELSEEEFYIWFENLYFIDATDESIKISAPNSFHKNQVEKRFSKRIKEILTEKGHNTINVEFINPPKEPKTHSMELKNTSLKDISIQQDSPEKRTILNTHTKNIIEHTKHYVIKEDIHTKYRNPFLKKKYTFENFIIGPNNKLAYNASLSIAKNPGKKYNPCLIYGGVGLGKTHLLQSIGNKTEELHKEFKILYVTAENFLNEFVESIKTNETKRFKKKYRHLDMLLIDDIHDLQKKEGIQEELFHTFNALYEDNKQMVFTCDRQPSELINFTDRLKSRFTRGLNVDISKPNFELRVAIIEKKAEEDGIKVPKNILNLVAKKVTTNIRDLEAAVTKLKAHIDLEDIEIDTSIVDKIIKEIIAYENDKTNTNNTINIESIKKVILRELKLTNKDIEGNSKKPEITKARHIYAYLLRNFTELSTIEIGKIIGGKTHSTVLYSINKIDKERNNDLEINNLIIELMNKINKN, via the coding sequence ATGCAAGAGGGAAAAAACATATGGAGCTTAATTTTAGCAGCAATAAGGAAAGAACTTTCTGAAGAAGAATTTTACATATGGTTTGAAAATTTATATTTCATAGATGCAACTGATGAGAGTATAAAAATATCTGCTCCAAATTCTTTTCATAAAAACCAAGTAGAAAAAAGATTTTCCAAAAGAATAAAAGAAATTCTCACTGAAAAAGGCCATAATACGATTAATGTTGAATTTATAAATCCACCAAAAGAACCTAAGACTCATAGCATGGAATTAAAAAATACTTCACTCAAAGACATTTCCATACAACAAGATTCACCCGAAAAAAGAACAATACTTAACACTCATACAAAGAACATAATAGAGCATACAAAACACTACGTTATAAAAGAAGACATTCATACAAAATATAGAAATCCTTTTCTTAAAAAGAAATACACATTTGAAAACTTCATTATAGGTCCAAATAATAAACTTGCATATAATGCAAGCTTATCAATCGCAAAAAATCCTGGTAAAAAATACAATCCATGTCTAATTTATGGTGGAGTTGGTCTTGGCAAAACACATTTACTCCAAAGTATAGGAAACAAAACAGAAGAATTACATAAAGAATTTAAAATACTTTACGTAACTGCTGAAAATTTTTTAAATGAATTTGTAGAAAGTATAAAAACAAATGAAACAAAAAGATTTAAGAAAAAATACCGACACCTAGATATGTTATTAATAGATGATATTCATGATTTACAAAAAAAAGAAGGTATACAAGAAGAGCTTTTTCACACTTTCAATGCTCTTTATGAAGACAATAAACAAATGGTATTTACATGCGATAGACAACCCTCAGAACTCATCAATTTTACAGATAGATTAAAAAGCAGATTTACAAGGGGACTCAATGTCGACATATCAAAACCAAACTTTGAATTAAGAGTGGCAATTATAGAAAAAAAAGCAGAAGAAGATGGAATAAAAGTTCCAAAAAACATCCTCAACTTAGTTGCTAAAAAAGTTACAACAAATATAAGAGATCTTGAAGCTGCTGTAACAAAATTAAAAGCTCACATAGACCTTGAAGATATAGAAATCGACACTAGCATAGTAGACAAAATAATTAAAGAGATAATAGCTTATGAAAACGATAAAACAAATACAAATAACACAATTAATATTGAAAGTATAAAAAAAGTTATCTTAAGGGAATTAAAACTTACAAATAAAGACATTGAAGGCAACAGCAAAAAACCTGAAATCACAAAAGCAAGACACATTTATGCTTATCTTCTGAGGAATTTTACAGAGCTTTCAACAATTGAAATAGGTAAAATCATCGGAGGAAAAACCCATTCAACAGTGCTTTATTCGATAAATAAGATAGATAAAGAGAGAAACAATGACCTAGAAATTAACAATTTAATCATAGAACTTATGAACAAAATCAACAAAAACTAG